From one Salvelinus alpinus chromosome 14, SLU_Salpinus.1, whole genome shotgun sequence genomic stretch:
- the LOC139538734 gene encoding MORC family CW-type zinc finger protein 3-like isoform X2: MDNGNGLDYEKMHKMLSFGYSDKRVINGKYPIGLYGNGFKSGSMRLGKDAIVFSKSQDGDTMQVGMLSQSYLAQIKADEIIVPIISFQCVPHSQYKFYVNEKHKASLQDILRYSIFNTENELLEELKAISSTGSSGTRIIVWNLRRTITGPTEFDFTTFSDDIKIPLDVLDHQYSTSEQYRQSELLTKPESYYSLRAYCSILYLKPRMQIIIRGQKVKTELISKSLAYIAKDHYKPNFVNRRIPVTFGYNTKSKDQYGIMMYHKNRLIKAYERVGVQLKANIQGLGVIGVIECNFLEPTHNKQDFDNTDKYRKTINNLGLKLEDYWKEIRFKRNKEDPSSTTPVEDTMKRPDQNWVQCDTCLRWRKLPDGIDCKRLPKEWFCHMNPDPQFRSCTVEEEPEDSDDQPSYQKTHKQHERNTKMKPDKKQQQNEDEQKPEQMQIKALAQKNKTLKHQRISCLTKASPSTPPAPSTPPAPSTPPAPSTPSNPRMKRTLAMTPERETKRPRLNGFHNTPMETVSPAAETTMSSTLVVIPVDDDDDNIMDDEDIMILEINSTPIQKKATFDLAMVKSERRAMETPSGTGNVKTSCTGTSSVETGTAATSYSPPPPSSEQVSITTQTKIWSTVKDEDEEHKEEKGRDRTEPGPSTPNPPSAGPSTPGPSSSGPSAPDPSDHPMIDLRNLSVAQEQQDQLLELMQAAAHERDQFKEQVIKLTSQLHNLEGNMQELSQATVKGEHCHQACQTGEGGEEGEQSERIKVEIIEEERGNLWSLCETLQQDVVELRREKQEWEREKQERDKQEKEKQLREKQESEGAQTSADQAERLRELRRSIGRLLVTFVPALDLEQVNYDCSVIDEILDQVLTDVESMGPV, from the exons CTTCCAATGTGTCCCACACAGCCAGTATAAGT TCTATGTGAATGAGAAGCACAAGGCTAGTCTGCAGGACATCCTGCGCTACTCTATCTTTAATACTGAGAACGAGCTGCTCGAGGAGCTCAAAGCCATCAGCTCCACAGGCTCCTCGGGAACACGCATTATCGTCTGGAACCTGcgcag GACGATAACAGGTCCGACAGAATTTGATTTCACGACATTCAGCGACGACATCAAAATCCCATTGGATGTATTGGACCACCAATACAGCACCAGTGAGCAATACAGACAGTCAGAGCTGCTCACAAAACCAGAGAGTTACTACTCACTACGT GCATACTGCAGTATTCTGTACCTGAAGCCCCGGATGCAGATCATAATTCGAGGTCAGAAAGTGAAGACTGAGCTCATCTCCAAGAGCCTGGCTTACATTGCTAAGGACCATTACAAGCCCAACTTTGTG AACAGACGCATCCCCGTGACCTTTGGGTACAACACCAAGAGCAAGGACCAATACGGCATCATGATGTACCACAAAAACCGCCTTATCAAAGCCTATGAGCGAGTGGGCGTTCAACTCAAG GCCAACATCCAAGGTCTCGGGGTCATTGGGGTCATCGAGTGTAACTTTCTGGAGCCCACCCACAACAAGCAGGATTTTGACAATACTGACAAATACAG GAAAACCATCAACAACTTGGGGTTAAAGCTGGAGGACTACTGGAAAGAGATACGCTTTAAGAGAAACAAAGAAGATCCTAGCAGCACCACACCAGTGGAAGACACCAT GAAACGTCCAGACCAGAACTGGGTGCAGTGTGACACCTGCCTGCGCTGGAGGAAGCTGCCAGATGGAATTGATTGCAAACGGCTCCCAAAGGAGTGGTTCTGCCACATGAACCCTGACCCCCAGTTCAG GAGCTGCACGGTAGAGGAAGAGCCTGAAGACTCCGATGACCAACCTTCATACCAGAAAACCCACAAGCAACA TGAAAGGAACACCAAAATGAAGCCGGATAAGAAACAACAACAG aatgaAGATGAGCAGAAGCCAGAGCAGATGCAGATTAAGGCGCTGGCTCAGAAGAACAAGACTCTGAAGCACCAGAGGATCTCTTGCCTCACCAAAGCAT CCCCGTCAACCCCTCCGGCCCCGTCAACCCCTCCGGCCCCGTCAACCCCTCCGGCCCCGTCAACCCCTTCAAACCCAAG AATGAAGAGAACCCTGGCCATGACCCCTGAAAGGGAGACAAAAAGACCCAGGTTGAATGGTTTCCACaacacccccatggagactgtaTCACCAGCTGCAGAAACAACCATGTCATCCACGTTAGTCGTCATCCCTGTTGACGATGACGACGATAACATCATGGATGATGAGGACATTATGATCTTGGAGATCAACAGCACCCCTATTCAAAAGAAGGCAACCTTTGACCTTGCCATGGTAAAATCAGAGCGCAGGGCCATGGAGACACCTTCTGGCACTGGCAACGTTAAAACTAGCTGCACAGGAACAAGCTCTGTGGAGACGGGAACTGCGGCGACCAGCTACTCCCCTCCACCACCTTCCTCAGAGCAGGTGAGCATCACCACCCAGACAAAGATATGGAGCACAGTGAAGGACGAAGATGAGGAGCACAAGGAGGAAAAAGGGAGGGACAGAACCGAACCAGGCCCTTCCACACCAAACCCACCCTCTGCTGGCCCATCCACACCAGGCCCATCCTCTTCTGGTCCATCCGCCCCAGACCCATCAGACCATCCTATGATTGACTTACGTAACCTGTCAGTGGCCCAGGAGCAGCAGGACCAGCTGCTGGAGCTCATGCAGGCTGCAGCCCACGAGAGGGACCAGTTCAAGGAGCAAGTCATCAAGTTGACCTCCCAGCTCCATAACCTGGAGGGCAACATGCAGGAGCTCTCCCAGGCCACTGTGAAGGGAGAGCACTGCCACCAGGCCTGTCAGACTGGAGAAGGAGGGGAAGAAGGAGAGCAGTCGGAGAGGATTAAG GTTGAGattatagaggaggagaggggcaaCCTCTGGTCTCTTTGTGAGACGCTGCAGCAGGACGTGGTGGAGCTGAGGAGGGAGAAACAAGAGTGGGAgcgagagaaacaggagagagataaacaagagaaagagaaacagctgagagagaaacaggagagtgAGGGAGCTCAGACATCAGCTGACCAGGCAGAGAG acTGAGGGAGCTTCGGAGGAGCATTGGCCGTCTCCTGGTCACATTTGTCCCAGCGCTGGACCTCGAACAAGTAAACTATGACTGTTCAGTCATTGACGAGATCCTCGACCAGGTTCTTACTGACGTGGAGTCCATGGGGCCTGTGTAG